One Candidatus Dadabacteria bacterium genomic region harbors:
- the lon gene encoding endopeptidase La, which translates to MSSEKISKDMPMLPLRDVVMFPHMVAPLFVGRARSIKAIEEAENADKEIFLCTQMDASENEPKTEDIYSTGVIGTVAQMLRLPDGTVKVLVEGKKRGRIEQYIETSDFYKVRVSVIEESRGAESVEGDALRRSVLKAFEGYIKLNRKIPGEVFSTVSAIEDMGRLSDTVASHLNLKITDKQELLETGDPEERMKKLHEKMQEEVEILEIEKRIGKRVRRQMEKSQREYYLTEQMKAIQKELGEKDDMKSDVQEIEAKLKDKGLPKEVEERVKKELKKLKMMPSMSAEATVVRNYVDWIMDLPWTKEHTKDRLDIKEARSILEEDHYGLRDPKDRILEYLSVRTLTEKIRGPILCFVGPPGVGKTSLAKSIARSMGRKFVRVSLGGVRDESEIRGHRRTYIGALPGKIIQGMKKAGTINPVFLLDEIDKLGMDFRGDPASALLECLDPEQNSNFNDHYIEADYDLSKVLFIATANITHTIPWALQDRMEIIRIPGYTEDEKLHIAKKFLLGKQTKEHGLEDSLTGVADTALLEIIRRYTREAGVRTLEREIAKLCRKVARKVAETEGGKSRSKVRVTAKNIGGYLGVPKFKHGEIEEDDQIGAVTGLAWTEVGGELLTIEVTIVPGKGGFTVTGVKPEGENVMKESARAAMSYVRSRGAQLGLDRDFYQMVDIHIHAPEGATPKDGPSAGIAIVTAIVSALLKKPVRRDIAMTGEITLRGRVLPIGGLKEKILAAQRGKVKTVLLPQENEKDLEDVPAEVKKGVEIKLVEHMDKVLEEAIISDEPLLKSFVSPFEAKGAIGVSGTKMN; encoded by the coding sequence ATGAGCTCCGAAAAAATCTCCAAAGACATGCCGATGCTTCCCCTGAGGGATGTCGTTATGTTTCCGCACATGGTCGCCCCCCTGTTTGTGGGGCGCGCGCGCTCAATCAAGGCGATTGAAGAGGCCGAGAATGCCGACAAGGAAATCTTCCTGTGCACCCAGATGGACGCGAGTGAAAACGAGCCCAAAACTGAAGACATTTACTCCACGGGCGTCATAGGCACGGTCGCCCAGATGCTCCGCCTGCCGGACGGAACGGTGAAGGTTCTGGTTGAGGGCAAAAAGAGGGGGCGCATAGAGCAATACATTGAGACATCGGACTTCTACAAGGTCAGGGTGTCGGTCATTGAAGAGTCGCGGGGCGCAGAAAGCGTTGAGGGGGACGCGCTCAGAAGGTCGGTTCTCAAGGCGTTTGAGGGCTACATAAAACTCAACAGAAAAATACCGGGCGAGGTCTTCTCAACCGTTTCGGCAATTGAAGACATGGGACGCCTTTCGGATACGGTGGCCTCCCACCTGAACCTCAAAATTACCGACAAGCAGGAACTGCTTGAGACCGGAGACCCCGAAGAGAGGATGAAAAAACTGCACGAGAAGATGCAGGAAGAGGTGGAGATTCTTGAGATAGAAAAGAGGATAGGCAAGCGGGTGCGCAGGCAGATGGAGAAATCCCAGAGGGAGTACTATCTGACCGAGCAGATGAAGGCGATACAGAAGGAACTCGGCGAAAAGGACGACATGAAGTCCGATGTTCAGGAGATTGAGGCGAAACTCAAGGACAAGGGGCTTCCCAAAGAGGTTGAGGAGAGGGTCAAAAAGGAACTGAAAAAACTCAAGATGATGCCTTCAATGTCCGCCGAGGCAACCGTTGTCAGAAACTATGTTGACTGGATAATGGACCTCCCGTGGACCAAGGAGCACACCAAAGACCGCCTGGACATAAAAGAGGCGAGGAGCATACTTGAAGAAGACCACTACGGCCTCAGAGACCCCAAGGACAGAATTCTTGAATACCTTTCGGTGCGGACGCTCACCGAGAAGATTCGCGGCCCCATACTTTGCTTTGTGGGTCCTCCGGGGGTGGGAAAAACCTCCCTTGCCAAGTCCATAGCCCGCTCAATGGGGAGGAAGTTCGTCCGTGTCTCCCTTGGCGGGGTGCGGGACGAGTCCGAGATTCGCGGCCACAGGAGAACCTACATAGGCGCGCTTCCCGGAAAAATCATTCAGGGAATGAAAAAGGCGGGCACAATCAACCCTGTGTTCCTGCTTGACGAGATAGACAAACTGGGGATGGACTTCCGGGGCGACCCGGCGTCCGCCCTGCTTGAGTGCCTTGACCCGGAGCAGAACTCCAACTTCAACGACCACTACATAGAGGCGGATTACGACCTGTCCAAAGTTCTGTTCATAGCCACGGCGAACATCACTCACACCATTCCGTGGGCGCTTCAGGACAGGATGGAGATCATCCGCATACCGGGCTACACCGAGGATGAGAAACTGCACATCGCCAAAAAGTTTCTGCTCGGCAAGCAGACAAAAGAGCACGGGCTGGAGGATTCCCTGACGGGTGTCGCCGACACCGCGCTTCTTGAGATAATCCGCCGCTACACGCGGGAGGCCGGGGTGCGCACGCTTGAGCGCGAGATAGCCAAACTTTGCAGAAAGGTGGCAAGGAAGGTCGCCGAGACCGAAGGCGGCAAGTCCCGCTCCAAAGTCAGGGTAACGGCAAAGAACATCGGCGGCTATCTGGGCGTTCCCAAGTTCAAGCACGGCGAGATAGAAGAAGATGACCAGATAGGGGCGGTAACCGGCCTTGCGTGGACCGAGGTGGGCGGCGAGTTGCTCACCATAGAGGTTACGATAGTTCCCGGAAAGGGGGGGTTCACGGTTACGGGAGTCAAGCCGGAGGGCGAAAACGTGATGAAGGAATCCGCCCGCGCGGCCATGAGTTACGTGCGCTCGCGCGGCGCGCAGCTGGGGCTGGACAGGGATTTCTACCAGATGGTTGACATACACATTCACGCCCCGGAGGGCGCGACCCCCAAGGACGGCCCCTCCGCCGGGATAGCGATTGTTACCGCCATTGTGTCCGCCCTGCTCAAAAAACCGGTCAGGCGCGACATTGCGATGACCGGCGAGATAACGCTTCGCGGGCGGGTGCTGCCCATAGGCGGGCTGAAGGAGAAAATCCTTGCCGCCCAGCGCGGAAAGGTCAAAACCGTGCTTCTCCCGCAGGAGAATGAGAAAGACCTTGAGGACGTTCCCGCGGAGGTTAAGAAAGGTGTTGAGATTAAACTTGTTGAGCACATGGACAAGGTTCTTGAGGAGGCAATAATTTCCGATGAGCCGTTGCTCAAGAGTTTTGTCTCCCCGTTTGAAGCCAAGGGGGCCATCGGGGTTTCCGGGACGAAAATGAACTGA
- a CDS encoding alcohol dehydrogenase catalytic domain-containing protein, translated as MKAVVYNKPGDVSVENVADPAIKDGRDAIVRVTKSAVCGSDLHFYRGVVPMDEGFVVGHEFMGVVEDAGKDARGLKKGDRVVAPFWVSCGGCANCHNHFPTSCTGGGGCFGFGEAFGGYGGGQAEFVRVALADTTLEKVPESVEDEKLLFLGDVFSTAYFCAEWADIKPGGVVVVFGDGPLGLLATASARLFSPSKVITVGHHDYRLGMAKSAGADFVINSSNEDPAERVMEITGGLGADSACECIGSESALLETFKVVRPGGVISFIGLFLEPVAIPMLDFYLKNFTLRGGVCPAKNYISKLLPLVESGRVDPSFIISHDLPLSDTPKGYELMDKRMENAVKVVLTP; from the coding sequence ATGAAAGCGGTGGTTTACAACAAACCGGGCGATGTGAGCGTTGAAAATGTCGCCGACCCCGCCATAAAAGACGGGCGCGATGCGATAGTGCGTGTTACAAAGAGCGCCGTTTGCGGCTCAGACCTTCATTTCTACAGGGGGGTTGTCCCCATGGATGAGGGTTTTGTCGTGGGGCATGAGTTCATGGGCGTTGTTGAAGACGCCGGAAAGGACGCAAGGGGGCTGAAAAAGGGCGACAGGGTTGTGGCTCCGTTCTGGGTCAGTTGCGGGGGTTGCGCAAACTGCCACAACCATTTTCCGACTTCATGCACGGGGGGCGGCGGTTGCTTTGGTTTCGGCGAGGCGTTCGGGGGATACGGCGGCGGGCAGGCGGAGTTTGTCCGGGTGGCGCTTGCCGACACCACGCTTGAGAAAGTTCCCGAAAGTGTTGAGGACGAGAAACTTCTTTTTCTCGGTGATGTTTTCTCAACGGCGTATTTCTGCGCCGAGTGGGCGGACATCAAACCCGGCGGTGTGGTGGTGGTTTTCGGAGACGGCCCCCTCGGGCTTCTTGCGACCGCTTCGGCGCGGCTTTTCAGTCCTTCAAAGGTGATAACTGTCGGCCACCATGATTACCGGCTGGGCATGGCAAAGAGCGCGGGGGCGGATTTTGTCATCAACTCTTCAAATGAAGACCCGGCGGAGAGGGTTATGGAGATTACCGGCGGCCTCGGCGCAGACTCCGCGTGCGAGTGCATCGGTTCGGAGTCCGCTCTTCTTGAAACCTTCAAGGTTGTCCGTCCGGGCGGCGTAATATCGTTTATCGGTCTGTTTCTTGAGCCTGTGGCAATACCGATGCTTGATTTTTATCTTAAAAATTTCACTCTGCGCGGCGGGGTCTGCCCGGCGAAGAATTACATCTCAAAACTCCTTCCTCTCGTTGAGAGCGGGAGGGTTGACCCGTCTTTCATCATCTCCCACGACTTGCCGCTTTCCGACACTCCGAAGGGGTATGAACTTATGGACAAGAGGATGGAAAATGCGGTCAAGGTCGTTTTGACCCCCTGA
- a CDS encoding type II toxin-antitoxin system HicB family antitoxin encodes MEYKVVLQHSEEGYSISCPGLPGCVSQGETEAEALANIREAICDYLAVVDENCKGKYIRKVEVAV; translated from the coding sequence ATGGAATACAAGGTTGTTTTACAGCATTCCGAAGAGGGATACAGCATTTCCTGCCCCGGTCTTCCGGGTTGCGTCTCACAGGGTGAAACGGAGGCGGAGGCGCTTGCAAACATACGCGAGGCGATTTGTGACTATCTGGCGGTTGTGGATGAGAATTGTAAAGGGAAATACATCCGCAAAGTTGAAGTCGCCGTTTAG
- a CDS encoding restriction endonuclease → MAIWVARAGKHGGEEDLALEQGRAFIGWTHLGDLSDIHTREQIRELLEKKYPDWNSYKVGNHTGQIFRFIKEIQVGDLLALPLKKRPTIAFGEVVGDYEYIGGNPESAHHSRKVKWKSEPIPRSAFDKDLLYAFGSLLTVFRVNKNKEDRIKAVIEGKPQPEEETDNTGDEEQALPDLAQLAHDQVSDFIGYKFKSHRMEDLVAEVLKAQGFEVRPNPRKGSDGGVDILAGRGSMGFDEPRLCVQVKSGDTPINSTTYNELKGVMQKFGATHGLLVSWGGFNRNVEEEAKRDFFNIRLWNAEDLVNEIQDVYSNLPKEIQAELPMQQIWLLVDED, encoded by the coding sequence ATGGCGATTTGGGTGGCAAGGGCTGGAAAACATGGGGGAGAAGAAGACCTCGCTCTTGAGCAAGGACGGGCGTTCATTGGTTGGACTCATCTCGGCGATTTGTCCGACATACATACACGAGAACAAATACGCGAACTCTTGGAGAAAAAATATCCAGATTGGAACTCCTATAAAGTGGGGAACCATACGGGGCAGATATTTAGGTTCATCAAGGAGATTCAAGTTGGTGATTTGCTCGCGTTACCCCTAAAAAAACGACCTACAATTGCGTTTGGAGAGGTTGTCGGTGACTATGAGTATATAGGTGGTAATCCCGAAAGTGCTCATCACAGTAGAAAAGTAAAATGGAAAAGTGAGCCAATTCCACGGAGTGCTTTTGATAAGGACCTTCTCTATGCCTTTGGCTCCCTATTAACTGTCTTTCGTGTGAACAAAAACAAGGAAGATAGAATAAAAGCGGTCATAGAGGGAAAGCCACAGCCAGAGGAAGAGACTGATAATACAGGGGATGAAGAGCAGGCACTTCCTGATTTGGCACAGTTGGCACATGATCAAGTCAGCGATTTTATCGGTTACAAATTCAAAAGTCATCGCATGGAAGATTTGGTTGCTGAAGTTTTGAAAGCTCAAGGTTTCGAAGTTCGCCCCAATCCGAGAAAGGGGTCCGATGGCGGTGTAGATATTCTGGCAGGACGAGGGTCAATGGGATTTGATGAACCTCGTCTTTGCGTTCAGGTGAAGTCAGGTGATACGCCGATTAACTCTACGACCTATAATGAATTGAAAGGTGTTATGCAGAAATTTGGTGCCACGCATGGGCTCTTGGTCTCATGGGGTGGTTTTAATCGCAATGTGGAGGAGGAAGCCAAGCGCGATTTTTTCAATATCCGCTTGTGGAATGCGGAAGATCTTGTCAATGAAATTCAGGATGTTTACTCTAACCTTCCAAAAGAGATTCAAGCCGAGCTACCTATGCAACAAATCTGGCTGTTGGTGGATGAGGATTGA